In Dermacentor variabilis isolate Ectoservices chromosome 1, ASM5094787v1, whole genome shotgun sequence, the genomic stretch CTGGTGGGAAACAAAGGGTTAGGGCTCTGCTGGCTActggctgctgtcttgcatgGTGGGTCAGTAAGGGTCAGGGTTCAAATGATCATTGTTAGCCACATTGTCGTGGTAGTTGACTAGTAAGCTTGGTTAGTGACAGTACCACTTTTAATGCAAAGCTTTCTTAGCCTCTTTTTCTCACTTTGTGGCTGCTGGCTGTCCTGGAGATAGTACTAACCGAGGCAGCTTGGAGCACTGAAGGACATTATAAGCCGAGCACAGAGATGGGCTCCAAGACATACAAAATAGGGTTGAAGCATGCATTGAGTACAGTACAGATGGAGGCTTGGGAAGAAGCATTGAGCAGAGCAGGAAGACCTTCGATATGCAGCAAAGTGTGGTTTAGAAGGCGTGCACATGCTAGCTTGTAAATGAGAAGTGGAGACGCTATGAGTGACAACAATGGGCTCAGAGAAGTGCAGTCAATATTTTTTACCAGATACGCAAAGCGGAGTGGCTTTTATATGCAGTGAAAAACTTGAAATGCCAGTGTACACTTGCTGGTAACGATGAAGCTAAGCGCCAATACGCAGGGATGATCCAGCAGCAGAACCTGACCGTGTCATTTATGGGTACAAAATGTAATTCGAGAAACGACTTGTGCAGGATAAGTTCACTTCAGTGCTTAGTGCGTACAATAGACTAGTTTCTGCCATCTGTGGTGATGAGCACCACAAGTTTACGTTGAGCAAGGAATTTCTCAGTGCGAATGTATCTAACTTCGTTGTACTTGCAAATGGTTGCTAAATGACAACAGCATTCCTTGCAGATTTAAAAGAAAGCTTCATATAAAGCAATTCCTACAGTGTGTAGgatctgcctttttttttcactttattttttattttatgaaaAGTTTATTGTAGAGCACCACTCACCCTGTTCTTGTTTCATGCCTGTCCTATGTTGCACAGCTTATATATGCGGTGATCAAAATCAACAATATGCATTGTGTACAAGGGCACTCCATGCAGGTTAGGCATTGTTTGGACCTAATAATGACATTCTAGACTCTCTTTTTTAAACTGTTAAGCACTGCTTTTGTAACCTGTGTGGAGAAAGCAAGACAGCAGAAACAACTGCACAATCTTTCTAGAAATAAACACTGTAGAATAGAACCATAAATGCGACTGACATTCAGATACGCATTGCCATGTTGCAGGCTTTTTTGTGAAAGCAGATTGCTCCTCTCAGGTTTTGCTGATAACTGTAGTATAATGCACGTCACAGTTTTTTTGTGTGCCATCCTTGACTTCCTGCACATCATATACGGTCGATCAATGATCCTGAACATCCTCTCACTTTGGAAGAATTGAATGTGGTTGATGAAAAGAACATTACAGTGAGTAGACAAACCTTATTTTGTGCCTGTTAGCATGTGTAGAGGCATATAtagttccattgccacacacaTATGTGGGCAAAGTGGATTATTTGTACTAGTAGGATCACTAACTAACTATCTGCTTTTTCATTCCAGGCCGCATTTAGTATAGCTGATGTTTGGCCAGTAATGCTAGGAAAAAACATGAATAGTGCATATTGATGTCATTCATGCTCCTAGGTATTGTTGGTCTCCtcaggtttgcgacaggcaatgcaattgctttcaatcagcttatttgaagGCACAGCTTTATGATGCGAGTGGGAGTGCAGTCACCTGgtctttttcatatttcgtgaggtttgtttgtCAGTTGGAAAAAATTGCATACAATTAGTATGTTGCTGAAAATGTTGTagtagatgtcatttgggggtgcctacaaatgcctcattgatactttgataattaggactgtacttctcgaattagataattaattgcaattgtcgaaTTAACTTTCcagaacgaaagaattactggcggctactccactgtagaggaaacaatatgcactaggttttcttgagcatttttaagtcttggtgcatgatagttggaacaccctgtataattcactcagtaactgaaatgaggcaaagccggattcactcgaaatcagaatcaatagcagtcatgcgcaggagcaCTTATACTCAGACTCacaaaaaagagggagagagagaggctgcagttttgccggaaaggcgaagcagtattagtgatagtgaAGTATACTAAAATTagacgaaggaagattacaccaccgagagatgcCAGATTCTTGGAGGTGGTAGAGGACttgggctgtgaaattgaactgtctcctatgaggtcttgtaaattctcatataaggccatcacttcagtgaacaattttTCGTGAGTCACACGAAGTTtctcaagtgcaagaaatatatatatatatatatatggggttcagAAAgctggtgccccccccccccctccaccccagGATATTGAAAGCTTTCCGCCTATGGTTGTTCCTATGTGTGGCTTCACAGGTGGACCTGGACAAGTCTGCAGTTGATGTGGCCTTTCGCCCAACAATACCACACTGCAGCATGGCAACACTAATTGGGCTTGCCATCAGAGTAAAGCTGCTTCGTAGCTTGCCACCTGTATTCAAATTGGACGTTCGGATTCTTCCTGGCACTCATGTGTCAGAATCGGCAAGTAAGTACTCTGTTACTAAATGTGAACACAAAATATACTGACTGATATAATAATATGgcgtaagcttttttttttttctgaacacttATAATCTCTGGAAATCTCGTAGATATGAAACCTAAGTAAAGTTTAACTACAGCAAAGGATTGAAGAATCTAGATGCAGAGATTGGTGTTCATGAATTATGCAAAGTTTAGTTGCtgttacattttattttttttaattgtagcaTCTGGTCTTTCTAAAAGCTATTCTGAGCCATTAAATGTTGTTTCTGCACGTTAAAGCATATCATTTGTGCATTGTAGAAATCTGTCGCAAAGAGCTGAATGAAAGGCTGTAGAAACAAAGCATAGTGTGCAATAGCCACTTGAACTGGGAAAAATAGTTGACGCTCATTACTACGGACCGTAATAATCAAGCTCGAAGGGTGCGTTATATGTGAAGTACGTTTTGTACAACATTAGAGCCGTGATATGTTGCGAGTGTTTGAATATCGGAAACTGGAGGCAATTCCAAGAATGATACAAATATTAAATAAGTAAACACTAATTATATTTTCACAGTAATCATATGAACACCCAGCAGCACAGTGTTTTGCTGCCTGTTGTTATCCTATTGCTGGCTCTTGGCAAATTGCAGTTGTTTCACCATGTA encodes the following:
- the galla-2 gene encoding MIP18 family protein galla-2 encodes the protein MARGDSLDNIAPSTYEKAKDRVTTADELNDEIEDEIDSREIFDHIRSINDPEHPLTLEELNVVDEKNITVDLDKSAVDVAFRPTIPHCSMATLIGLAIRVKLLRSLPPVFKLDVRILPGTHVSESAINKQLDDKERVAAALENSHLLQVVNRCLLMH